A section of the Oncorhynchus keta strain PuntledgeMale-10-30-2019 chromosome 15, Oket_V2, whole genome shotgun sequence genome encodes:
- the LOC118395194 gene encoding calponin-3-like — MTQFNKGPVYGLTAELRSKIAGKYDLQKEEELRFWIEEVTGMPIGENFQKGLKDGVILCELINKLQPGSIKKINHSKLNWHKLENLGNFIRAILKFGLCPNDIFEANDLFENGNMTQVQSTLLSLAGVAKTKGSNSNCDLGVKYADKRTRHFDEEKMKAGQCVIGLQMGTNKCASQSGMTAYGTRRHLYDPKSQTDKPYDQTTISLQMGTNKGASQAGMSAPGTRRDIYDQKSAGQTADSSTISLQMGTNKVASQKGMSSYGLGRQIYDPKYCTSPTEPTSPVTLGNNAGCHGNGSLGTGTNGSEISDSDYQAEYQYHHDDEEEYRGGYQQQYSGHYDEDQGIDY, encoded by the exons ATCGCAGGGAAGTATGACCTGCAGAAGGAGGAGGAGCTCCGGTTTTGGATTGAGGAGGTGACGGGCATGCCCATTGGAGAGAACTTCCAGAAGGGCCTTAAGGACGGAGTCATCCTCTGCGA GCTGATAAACAAACTGCAGCCTGGTTCCATCAAGAAAATCAACCACTCCAAACTCAACTGGCACAAG CTGGAAAATCTGGGGAATTTCATCCGAGCCATTCTGAAGTTTGGCCTTTGTCCCAACGACATCTTTGAGGCCAATGACCTGTTTGAGAATGGGAACATGACCCAGGTCCAGAGCACACTGCTGTCCCTGGCTGGTGTG GCGAAAACCAAAGGTTCAAACTCCAACTGTGACCTCGGTGTGAAGTATGCGGACAAGAGGACGCGCCATTTCGACGAGGAGAAAATGAAGGCTGGACAATGTGTCATTGGACTGCAG ATGGGGACAAATAAATGTGCCAGCCAGTCTGGTATGACAGCGTACGGGACCCGGAGACACTTATATGACCCAAAGTCACAGACGGACAAGCCCTATGACCAGACTACCATCAGTCTGCAGATGGGAACCAACAAAGGAGCCAGCCAG gCTGGCATGTCGGCGCCGGGTACCCGCCGTGACATCTACGACCAGAAGTCGGcaggacagacagcagacagctcCACCATCTCCCTGCAGATGGGCACCAACAAGGTGGCATCCCAGAAGGGAATGAGCAGCTACGGCCTGGGCAGGCAGATCTACGACCCCAAGTACTGCACCTCCCCCACGGAGCCCACCTCTCCCGTTACCCTCGGCAACAATGCCGGTTGCCATGGCAACGGGAGCCTAGGAACGGGTACCAATGGCTCGGAGATTAGTGACAGCGACTACCAGGCGGAGTACCAGTATCACCATGACGACGAAGAGGAGTACCGGGGTGGGTACCAACAGCAGTACAGCGGGCACTATGACGAGGACCAGGGCATCGACTATTAG